TCTgtgtagctccctctagtagccTGAAAGTTATTCCCAGACTtcctaacagacgtcctatcatactGTGCCTTCtacctttcctcgccgattatgtaagaaacctcctcatttctcactCCTTCACTCCTTACCAATGCATTCCTTACCTTACGAGTCCACTTAATGTTCGACATCACACCTCAAATCTCAGATTGTCTTCAGttgcgattttcccacagtccatgtttcactaccaaacaatgataTTTGATACTAGCGAATTTCTCTTGACCATGGTACTCGGCAGTATAAAGCATGACAACATAAGCATGAAGCCTTCATTCGAGGTCTTTCATGGCGTACAGAATAATAAGCCGTCTTGTAAAGTATAAAAAAGGGAGTATAATACAAAAAGAACTGTACAAAACATACTAGATACAACAAATAACAAAGCGGATATGTTACAAAGAGTAGCAACAGCTGGCGCCGCGACGGCGACGCCGGCGTCTACTGGATTTGTACTCGTGGCTTGGGGCCACAGCTCGCGGCCGCTGTCTGCCCCGGCGGCCGGGTGGATTCGGCTCTACTCGGCTCGGCTCGGCACGGCTCAGCGTCAGTCCCAGCCGTGGTGCTCCTCGTGGTGGATCGGCACCCACACCTTCTGCCAGACGGGCTTCCAcaccttcttccacgccggaaccTGGATCTGCTTCCATACGGGCACCTGGATCTGCTTCCACTCGTCCTTCCAGACCAGCTTCTTGTCGGGCACCCAGACGAGCTTCTTGTCGGGCCTCCAGATCTGGACGAGCTCCTCCTTCCAGATGAGCTTCTTCTCCGGCACCCAGATCTGCTTCTTCTCGGTACGCCAGATCTGCTTGTACTCGATCTTCCACTCCAGCTTCTTCTCGGGCACCCAGATCAGCTTCTTGTCTGTGCGCCAGATTTTCTTCCAGATCGGCTTCCAGATGAGTTTCTTCTTCCACAAGCCGTGGGAGGTGTACTCCCAGCCGTGTGGGTCCTTCCCGTGAGATTTCTCTCCTGGTACCCATATTTTTACCAGTTCTGGTACCCAGATTTGCTTCCAGTCGGGAACTTGGATTTCCTTCCATACAGGCACCTGTATTTCTTTCCACACTGGAACGTTTATCTTTTTCCAGTCTGGAATTTGAATTTCTTTCCATATCGGCACCTGAATCTCTTTCCATATCGGCTTCTGGATTTTCTTCCAGTCTGGAACTTGGATCTCCTTCCACACAGGCACCTGTATTTCTTTCCAGACGGGAACCTGGATTTTCTTCCACGCTGGTTTCCAAACCTGTTTACTGACTGTCTTCCACACTTTCACCCATTCTTCTTTCCAGACGAGTTTCTTCTTCCAGATGCCCTCTGGCTGATGGTGGTCGTGGTGCTCTTCATGGTGCACTGGAGGGCCATACTCGATCCTGCATAAGGAGAAAAACAACCATTCTATAATTTTATATAGTTACTAGCTTGCTGCGTTTACAATACGTGTTTTTTGTCTATTTACACCTTGTTCCATTACACTCTATTTGTAATTCTACATATACGTATTTTGTGCCTCTGTGTAGAGTAACGTTTGTGTTgcgtgatgatgatgatcagaCAAGGGAGACGGTGAATCGCGGTGTCGACACATAGCACCAAGGGGACTGCCAATCTTATCACCCCCATCCGATGGACggatgccctcacttcatgagatgtTGCGGAGAGGTCTGGTATTTAACTGGGGACTTTGACGCAAAGCTTTGTAATCAGGAGCTTTAAGCCACCATTTCTCTTTCCCTTGCTGGCCAAGTAGTGGCAGTGGAAACTGAACCGGCGTACCTCCGGTTCAATTGCTATCGCACAAGCGAGCGTTAGCGGCTTCGGCCACGAAGGCTAGTTTGTGACATTTGTACGCTCTCAAGTTTCTTCGAAATACTATAAACCTAGCCAGTGTTGCCAAGTACGTCGTGACAAAACCGCAACGTAAATTTgtgaataaacaaaatatttttcaaatattgttGATGGCTTTATGATTGTAAAAATCGAAGTTAATAAAATAGTTAAAAGTGAGCTTCCGCACCATGTAACTATATATGCTAACACTCTTAAATATTAAGCGCAGTTTAAGCATAAAGATGTTTAGAACATATATACTGAGTTTTGACAGCAATCTTCAAAATTTTTGCTCTAGTAGAGCTACTGTGAAGTAGTATTATTAACACTTCCACTATATCAACAATGGGCACCTTTCACAGTTGTACAGCAGAGTTAGAGAACACGCAAAGTATATCAGGGCAGCGACGAAGACTAGTAACCTTCACAGGTCTAGAAATAAATGAAGGAGAGTTGTAACATTGCTTCCGTAGTGAAATGTAGGAACTGTAtgtttctttggtgagaatttgaCGTTTTAGAGTGGCACATTACGATGTAAACGAACGAAGTCGTCCattataattataaaaattattgtccCAAATTTACGATATCGTGCCTTGATACTTAACCCCAGTACGTGCTACTGCTCTGAAATCGAGAACGTGCAATAAAATTAAATGGTTAAAACTTTCTTCCCGATTCAAAACGGTATAACTATACCTTTCGGATCCGGCGTGGATCCTACAACGTCTGTTGTACGGCGCACTCTACGTGCTACGGTTGGACTCGTAGCAGAGGATACGATACTGATACCGTAAACTTTTTTTCACTTACGTAAAGCGCTAGTATTTAGATGTTGCTACAGATGTGATGCAGTTTCCGTGCTTAGAGCCTAGTTGCTGGAAATTTGACAATAGTTTGGTTATAGTGATAAATTATGATTCATTTTCTTCTCTGTCTTCTGTTGAGAACAAGCGCTTGTATTTCTGTGAGTGTGACAGCTATTTATGTTCTGGCAGTGCAGATATAGTTCATGTTCTAAATGATCGTAAGAGCGTTGTGCGAGGTATTATAGCGACAGGTATTATAGTTCTGCATCTTGCAGATTGCTCCCACACCAACGAGAACTTGGAACTGCCGGCTCTCACTGTACCAGCACTTCGGCTGCGCAAAGTATTGGCTCCACAACGTCTCAGTGTGCCGTTGCAGAAATAGATCTGTGTAGCGTTTAGTTTCACATGCATTACGATGTGCAGTAAAATTAGTCGTTCGAGAGACGTTGAATACACACTACAGAGATCTATGTCGTTAGTGGATTTCAAACTTTTTTACATGATCTTTGTTTGAGATAGAGATTTACAGCGTCATACACCTTGCaatttaaaatgttataaatgcaAAAGTACTGTCTTCCGAATCTTGTATATAACAAACATAATGCGACACGCAACTTTGCATGGATCCATTATCGAGTGCGGTATTTTgtaatcaaagaaaaactgaaagtgtatCAGTGAGTTCATAACAGGTCCTAATTGACATAAAcaactaatttttttaatttttcacatgaTATTTGTAGTGGAAAATGCTAGTGTCGTGTGGCATTGTCAACTTGGATATCCTGTGGGGTGGATTCCGCCGCCTGTCGGAAAGAGTGTTACTCCCACGCGCATGTTGGTCCCATTCCTTACGGGTAACTGAGATTTATGCAGTGAGTGTGCGTTAGTGTCATGGATACGTGTATAGTGTCTTGTTATGTTTGTGCAGAAGATTAGTGATGAGAGAGGTGAGAGGGCGAAACCCGGTGCCGGCACTTAGCATACTCCtcccgaatagcaccaaggggaacCAGCGAGCTTAAACTTCCCATCCGACAAACagatcaccgtcaacagtgtcatATGTACTCATTTCATGAGAGATTCGGAACTTGATGCGGAACAACGGGATATAAAACTGCTGACGGGCAACTTTACGGCACCATCCCTCCTCCCATTGTGGgcaaaatactggcagtgaaaattctgTCCACCCTGTGTATTCGAATCGGTGCACATCTATTTCGAGCGCCACCACACATGTCTAcgttagcgcttgacacagtcacgtcgattaaacattgcagagcgatatgaagtgagacaagcatgtaatggcagttgtggggaaggcggatagtcgtcttcggctcattgctagaattttgggaagatgaggttcatctgaaaaggagaccgcttataaaacactaatacgacccattcttgagtactgctcgagcgtttgggatccctatcaggtcggattgagggaggacatagaagcaattcagaggcgggctgctagatttgttactggtaggtttgatcagcacgcgagtgttacggaaatgcttcaggaactcgggtgggagtctctggaggaaaggaggagttcttttcgtgaatcgctattgagggaaatttagagaaccagcatttgaggctgactgcagtacatttttactgccgccaacttatatttcgcggaaagaccacaaagataagataagagagattagggctcgtacagaggcatatatgcagtcgtttctccctcgttctgtttgggagtggaacagggagagaagatgctagttgtggtacgaggtacccttcgccacgcaccgtatggtggattgcggagtatgtatgtagatatagatgtagaccttAGCTGCGGAGGGTGAACTTTGCAGAGTGATTTTCTATCGCCGCGGCGAGCACAGTGCTGACTGTCTGCAGACAATGTACGTCACGACAGCGACGTCACTTTGGACACGACAGCGACGTCACTTTGGACAATGCACGTCAGACACCAACTAATTTacatcctggaaatggaaaaaagaacacattgacaccggtgtgtcagacccaccatacttgctccggacactgcgagagggctgtacaatcaatgatcacacgcacggcaaagcggacacaccaggaaccgcggtcttggccgtcgaatggcgctagctgcgcaacatttctgcaccgccgccgtcagtgtcagccagtttgccgtggcatacggagctccatcgcagtctttaacactgctagcatgccgcgacagcgtggacgtgaaccgtatgtgcagttgacggactttgagcgagggcgtatagtgggcatgcgggaggccgggtggacgtaccaccgaattgctcaacacgtggggtgtgaggtctccacagtacatcgatgttgtcgcccgtggtcggcgtaaggtgcacgtgcccgtcgacctgcgaccggaccgcagcgacgcacggatgcacgccaagaccgtaggatcctacgcagtgccgtaggggacactgttgctcctgagatatcggcgaggaccattcgcaaccgtctccatgaagctgggctacggtcccgcacaccgttaggccgtcttccgctcacgccccaacatcgtgcagcccgcctccagtggtgtcgcgacaggcgtgaacggagggacgaatggagacgtgtcgttttcagcgatgagagtcgcttctgccttggtgccaatgatggtcgtatgcgtgtttggcgccgtgcaggtgagcgccacaatcaggactgcatacgaccgaggcacacagggccaacacccggcatcatggtgtggggagcgatctcctacactggccgtacaccactggtgatcgtcgagaggacactgaatagtgcacggtacatccaaaccgtcagcgaacccatcgttctaccattcctagaccggcaagggaacttgctgttccaacaggacaatgcacgtccgcatgtatcccatgccacccaacgtgctctagaaggtgtaagtcaactaccctggccagcaagatctccggatctgtcccccatggagcatgtttgggactggatgaagcgtcgtctcacgcggtctgcacgtccagcacgaacgctggtccaactgaggcgccaggtggaaatggcatggcaagccgttccacaggactacatccagcatctctacgatcgtctccatgggagaatagcagc
This sequence is a window from Schistocerca americana isolate TAMUIC-IGC-003095 chromosome 4, iqSchAmer2.1, whole genome shotgun sequence. Protein-coding genes within it:
- the LOC124613140 gene encoding uncharacterized protein LOC124613140, encoding MKPSTLLVLFASLSVALLAAPVSANPVHSRQKRGIEYGPPVHHEEHHDHHQPEGIWKKKLVWKEEWVKVWKTVSKQVWKPAWKKIQVPVWKEIQVPVWKEIQVPDWKKIQKPIWKEIQVPIWKEIQIPDWKKINVPVWKEIQVPVWKEIQVPDWKQIWVPELVKIWVPGEKSHGKDPHGWEYTSHGLWKKKLIWKPIWKKIWRTDKKLIWVPEKKLEWKIEYKQIWRTEKKQIWVPEKKLIWKEELVQIWRPDKKLVWVPDKKLVWKDEWKQIQVPVWKQIQVPAWKKVWKPVWQKVWVPIHHEEHHGWD